Within Sorangiineae bacterium MSr11367, the genomic segment GGGGCGGCCGATCTCTTCCAGAACGATGTGAACCGCCAGCGAACATGCGCCAGGCGAATAGTAGAGGGTGTCCATGCCCCTTACGGTGGGGCAAAACGATGCAGATGAAAAACGCATTGTCGTCATGCCATGTATGCGTAATGCTCATACAATGAATCTGCTGGACGTGCGCCATCTTCGGCTCGTGCAGGCCGTTGCCGAATCCGGAACGGTGACCCATGCCGCTGCGGCGCTGCACCTCACGCAGTCGGCGGTGAGCCGGCAGCTGGTCGAATTGGAAGCGCGCCTCGGGGTCGAGCTCTTTTCGCGCGCGAAGAAGAAAATGACGCCCACCGCTGCAGGGCAGCGCATCCTGCGCACCGCGGGGCCGCTTCTCGACGAGCTCCGTGCGCTCGAGGAGGACGTGGCCCAAAAGACGCGGCCCGCGCCCATGCTGCGCATCGCCACCGAATGTTACACGTGTTACCGCTGGCTCCCGTCGGCCTTTCCGGACCTGCACCGCGTGCAGCCCGACCTGGAGGTGCGCATCGTCCTCGAGGCCACGCGCCGTCCGATGGACGCGCTGTTGCGCGGTGAGATCGATGCGGCGGTGGTCTCCGGGACGACGCGCGATCGCCGGCTCGGGGCCATTCCGCTGTTCGACGACGAGCTGGTGGCGGTGCTCCACCCCGCGCACCCTCTGGCGGCGCGAACGTACCTCGAACCGCGGCATTTTGCGGGTGAAACCTTGTTTACCCATGACTTGCCGCCGGAGCAGTTCTACTTCTTGCGCCAGGTCCTGGGGCCCGCCGGGGTGGAGCCGCGGCGTACCTTGCGCGTGCCGCTCACGGAGGCGATCCTCGAGATGGTCGCCGCCAACTTGGGTATTACCGTGCTCGCGCAATGGAGTGTGCAGTCGCACGTCGATGCCGGGGCCGTCGTGGCGCGCAAAGTGACGCGCTCGGGCATGGTGCGCACGTGGCGCCTTGCCCACGCGCGCCAGGGTGCCATGCTTCCCGCGGTGCAGGCCCTCGCGCGCACCATGCAACGCAAACCGATTTGCGCTACATCGAGGAAACCATGACGGACGAACGAGCACGCGAGGCCGCGGCGATTCTATGGTCGGCTTGGCAGGAGAAACGGCTTCTCGAGGGCTTGCCCGAGCACTGCAGGCCGCGCGATCTCGGGGAAGGCTACGCGGTCCAGCGCGCGCTGGGAGAGCTCGCCGGTGCGACCATCGGATGGAAGATTGCGGCCACCAGCAAGGCGGGGCAGGCCCATATCCGGGTCGATGCCCCCTCGGCGGGGCGCCTGTTCGAGTGCTTCGCGCACGCATCCGGCGCCACGTTGCCGGCGCGGCATCTTCACATGCGCGCCGCGGAGGCGGAGTTCGCTTTTCGCATGGGCCGCGACTTGCCCCCGCGCGCTCGCCCCTACGAGCGCGACGAAGTGATGGCCGCCGTGGGCGCCTTGCACATCGCCATCGAGGTGCCCGATTCGCGCTTCCACGATTACGTGGCCGCCGGCGCAGCGCAAATCGTGGGCGACGACTCCTGCGCCGGGTACTTCGTGCTCGGGCCCGAGGTCGCCACGTGGAAGGGCGACGACCTTCCAGGGCACACCGTCGCCCTGCGAAAAGAGGGCGCCGTCGTCGCCACGGGCATCGGCTCCAACGTGCTCGGCGATCCGCGCCTCGCGCTCACCTGGCTGGCCAACGAGTTACGCCAGCGCGAACGCGGCCTCCGCGCCGGCGAAATCGTCACCACGGGCACATGCATCCCGCCCTACACCATCGGCCCGGGCGACGCGCTGACCGCGGATTTCGGTACCTACGGCACCGTATCGGTGGCCTTCGAGCCGTGACGTTTTAATCGACCTTCGTCACCCGGCTCACGTGCCCGCTGCGCGTCCTCGTTCGCAGCCACACCGGTCCGGACACCGCCACCGGACCCGTGTAGTCTGCAAACGTCGCGCCGCCATTCGTGGAATACTCGATGACCATGCTCGGATAGCGCACATTGGCCAGAAGCTGCCCATGATCGATCTTCGCGCCCGGAAGCGGAATTCGATAATTGACACCGCGTGCCCGCGGAAGCTCGTGGCGGACGTCCACCGCGCGATAAAAGTCCAATCGCGGCAACACCGACTGACCCAGCGCGTTCACGAATCGTTCCCACGCCGCCGGCATCTCTGCCGGTGCCGGCGTATGGCGATTCCACGCGCGCTCGGCCACGCCGAGAATCTTCGGAAAGG encodes:
- a CDS encoding fumarylacetoacetate hydrolase family protein, with translation MTDERAREAAAILWSAWQEKRLLEGLPEHCRPRDLGEGYAVQRALGELAGATIGWKIAATSKAGQAHIRVDAPSAGRLFECFAHASGATLPARHLHMRAAEAEFAFRMGRDLPPRARPYERDEVMAAVGALHIAIEVPDSRFHDYVAAGAAQIVGDDSCAGYFVLGPEVATWKGDDLPGHTVALRKEGAVVATGIGSNVLGDPRLALTWLANELRQRERGLRAGEIVTTGTCIPPYTIGPGDALTADFGTYGTVSVAFEP
- a CDS encoding LysR family transcriptional regulator, with protein sequence MNLLDVRHLRLVQAVAESGTVTHAAAALHLTQSAVSRQLVELEARLGVELFSRAKKKMTPTAAGQRILRTAGPLLDELRALEEDVAQKTRPAPMLRIATECYTCYRWLPSAFPDLHRVQPDLEVRIVLEATRRPMDALLRGEIDAAVVSGTTRDRRLGAIPLFDDELVAVLHPAHPLAARTYLEPRHFAGETLFTHDLPPEQFYFLRQVLGPAGVEPRRTLRVPLTEAILEMVAANLGITVLAQWSVQSHVDAGAVVARKVTRSGMVRTWRLAHARQGAMLPAVQALARTMQRKPICATSRKP